The segment ATCTTGCACAATGTTataagaagtaataaatatcGTATGGTGCAACACTTAATTTATggcatttaaataaaaatttaacaagATATAAACGAATATTTATCTATCATATTCAATCATTTTATCCTTTTAGAATAAATTCTTGTTGGTCCTTGCATCAAATAATGGAGGAAATAAAAGAATCCCACTAACCAATATAACTTGTATAAATACCTATCTTCATCGACTCATTTTCCTCAGGccatcaaaaaaaataaaacactcgtctcaaacaaacaaacaaaaaaccCATTAAGTAATGGCTTCAATGCAGTGCTACAAAGAAGAAGGCAAAGAGTTCGATTACTATAGTTACGGAAACCAAAAACCTTCTTACTCGAGCTCTGGATATGAACAATCTTcctatgaaaaagaaaagtgtTACGAAACCAAACCTGGAATGATGGGCTACGGCTCTAGCCATGGCCATCAACATGGTAGCAACCCATGTGGGCCAATGATGGGCCATAACACGGGCTATGGTACGGGCCATAACGGTACTTCTCATGGGATGGGCTATGGTACGGGCCATGGAATGGGCTACGGTATGGGCCACAGCAATAATTCTCATGGAATGGGCTGTGGTACGGGCCACAGCAATACTCATGGGATGGGCTACACGGGCCACAGCATGCACAAACCTAAGCCCGGTATGGGCTTGGGCCTCGGAACGGGCACAGCTTTGGGCCATGTTATGGGCTTTGGAAAGAAACACGACGGACATAGTAGCTATGCAATGGGCTCTTCGGGCTGCACCACTTACAAGAAACAACACCGTAAGAGAAATGGTTACGGCAGTGGCAGCGATTGCAGCGACAGCAGCGATGACGAGCGTCATTGCTAAATTAATTACTACAGGTAATTATACCGTGTACAAAAGTTAAATTCATtgtacaaattaaaataatatagagTCTACATACAAATAATTCCACGTATAATTACTAAACTTAACTCACTATAATAACAGTAGAGCTTACAAAACTATTCCCTATAACTGAACTTAACGCAGGTCGCATTAAAGAAACTAAGCTTTACTTCACTTTTAATAGTATAGtcataaaagttaaaatgttcacgttacttatatataaattaaacgaaaaaaaatattcataaatatgtGAAATTAACTATATGattaatgtttaattattttgttgtagGGTTTCATGTGTAGCAGCCTGGCTTATGGGAGAGATTGAATTATATGTCCCAGTACTATAGGGAGTATTTgtgataataaaaaataagaagcaAATCAGCTATGGCTAGCTATATATTGACTATTTGAAGTTAATTATGAAATCTTAAGTTGTGTGTCTGTGTGTTGGTACTTTAAGTACCAATTTAATGTAACTGCTTATTACCTTTGGCAATAAAACTACGTTATTTGTGTtgattatatataataagtggaatttgaagaaaatacaataaatgaaaatattattcttataatAGTTAGAGAGTAGAAAATATATTCATACGACGATAAAAATAAGTAGATACAAAGCAATTCAGTAACAGAGATATCAATACTAATTTAAGTAAGTGAcaaataatttatgtaaattacGTGAAATTacacaaagtttttttttacataCTTCGATGGTTAGTGATGTTTTAttcgaattatatttttttttacaattttgatttttcagtAATTTACGGGACTTTATTGTTCAATTATTAATCCTTCTTAATTGCCTTGTTAACCATgtaaaaatcaaatgaaaataaaataaaaaaagacctGCCAATTCAATTACATGCTTAAttatgagaaaatattattGGGCTATTCCAAAATCCTTGTCATTTGTCAATATAGGATTATAAATTCAACGCATATAAAAAAACTCAACTATAGTTCCATTATTCAGAGCACACAATACTAATTCTTATCCTTTATTTGCTCTTTTATCCCTAGAAAACTATGGCAAATTGGGAAGAAATGCCCAACGATCTTATTGTTTTTTCGTGCTATTTGTACTTCTTGGCGGATTGCCTATACAAAGGATGATTTCAATGTGTTTTCGTCCCAAGTTTCATTGTTTATGTTGGCCTGACTTTCGAGAGTTTTACTCTAGaatcttgaagaatcttgaagaatcttgaagAGGTTTGGAGACGACTCTAAATCAAGTACCTGTGTAAATATACAGGGCTTtgtatgataatttttatttacactttaaCCCCTAGATGTGTAGTATAAATAGGAGACtttcatttataaatcaagCAAGTGCAAGCCATCTTTCAAAGCAATATAAAAAAGTCTCTAAAAAATTctcaaagaaaatgaaaattcgaaaaatgaaaagatcGTAAAAGATCGAGTCTAAGAAATGACCAAAATCTCAATCCAATGCATTACGCGATGAAAATTTCTAGAATCAAGATTATTAATTGAATAATCTtccaaaatcaaagaaaaattattgaatcaaaattctcaattatttatgataata is part of the Solanum pennellii chromosome 8, SPENNV200 genome and harbors:
- the LOC107028672 gene encoding uncharacterized protein LOC107028672 — protein: MVRAITVLLMGWAMVRAMEWATVWATAIILMEWAVVRATAILMGWATRATACTNLSPVWAWASERAQLWAMLWALERNTTDIVAMQWALRAAPLTRNNTVREMVTAVAAIAATAAMTSVIAKLITTGFHV